In Acidobacteriota bacterium, the following are encoded in one genomic region:
- a CDS encoding glycine cleavage system protein H produces the protein MEPLITFAQTAAIVVAGIALRFLVAVAGFALILVPIVLVVAAIVGVGRVRDYATGIARLGNLFWRDGLFYAPGHTWVRPEASGTVRVGLDDLAQRLLPGVHAVRLVEPGTDLRAGDVLAEVQVNGRSARITAPVDGRVVAINRGVDRDPTVLHHDPYRRGWLAKFAPQNDDYRKLPTGEASRQWLWNEDTRLIQYLEQELGVAAADGGEYILPAPALLSDEQWTAVTKEFFKA, from the coding sequence ATGGAACCGCTCATCACCTTCGCTCAGACGGCGGCCATCGTCGTTGCGGGGATCGCCCTGCGGTTCCTGGTCGCGGTGGCTGGCTTCGCGCTCATCCTCGTTCCGATCGTGCTCGTCGTCGCCGCGATCGTCGGCGTGGGACGCGTGCGCGACTACGCGACGGGCATCGCGCGCCTCGGCAACCTGTTCTGGCGCGACGGGCTGTTCTACGCGCCGGGCCACACGTGGGTGCGGCCGGAAGCGAGCGGCACCGTGCGCGTCGGCCTCGACGACCTGGCGCAGCGGCTGCTGCCTGGCGTGCACGCCGTACGCCTGGTCGAGCCCGGCACCGATCTTCGGGCGGGTGATGTGCTCGCCGAAGTGCAGGTGAACGGTCGGTCGGCCCGCATCACCGCACCGGTCGACGGGCGTGTCGTCGCGATCAACCGTGGGGTCGACCGCGACCCGACGGTGCTGCATCACGACCCGTACCGCCGCGGCTGGCTCGCGAAGTTCGCTCCGCAGAACGACGACTATCGCAAGCTGCCTACTGGAGAGGCCTCGCGCCAGTGGCTGTGGAACGAGGATACGCGGCTCATCCAGTACCTGGAGCAGGAGCTCGGCGTGGCCGCGGCCGATGGTGGCGAGTACATCCTGCCGGCCCCGGCGCTGCTGAGTGACGAGCAGTGGACGGCGGTGACGAAGGAGTTCTTCAAGGCGTGA